In Streptomyces sclerotialus, one genomic interval encodes:
- a CDS encoding ABC transporter permease, with protein MPERYVPKEAVAHGDGGTAALAMAEAETLEGGRDGRNGRGGRDGGPRDRPRSLWGDAWHDLCRNPVFLVSAVVILFLVVIAIWPQLITDGNPYRADLSKAQEGSAPGHPFGFDTQGRDVYTRTVYGARASIIVGVCATAGAALLGSLLGGLAGFFGGWWDALLSRVADIFFGIPVLLGGLVFLSVVTSRTVWPVVGFIVLLGWPQIARIARGSVVTAQQNDYVQAARALGASNGRMLLRHIAPNAVAPVIVVATIALGTYISLEATLSYLGAGLKPPNVSWGIDISTASTYIRNAPHMLLYPAGALSITVLAFIMLGDAVRDALDPKLR; from the coding sequence ATGCCTGAGCGCTACGTACCGAAAGAGGCGGTCGCCCACGGGGACGGCGGCACCGCCGCCCTGGCGATGGCCGAGGCCGAGACCCTGGAAGGCGGCCGGGACGGCAGGAACGGCCGGGGCGGCCGGGACGGCGGTCCGCGCGACAGGCCCCGCAGCCTGTGGGGGGACGCCTGGCACGATCTGTGCCGCAACCCCGTCTTCCTGGTCTCGGCGGTCGTCATCCTGTTCCTGGTCGTCATCGCGATCTGGCCGCAGCTGATCACCGACGGGAATCCGTACCGCGCGGACCTCTCCAAGGCACAGGAGGGCTCGGCCCCCGGCCACCCCTTCGGCTTCGACACACAAGGGCGGGACGTCTACACCCGTACCGTCTACGGGGCGCGCGCCTCCATCATCGTCGGCGTCTGCGCCACCGCGGGCGCAGCGCTCCTCGGCAGCCTCCTCGGCGGGCTGGCCGGCTTCTTCGGCGGCTGGTGGGACGCGCTGCTCTCGCGCGTCGCCGACATCTTCTTCGGCATCCCCGTACTGCTGGGCGGCCTGGTCTTCCTCTCGGTCGTCACCAGCAGGACGGTCTGGCCGGTGGTCGGCTTCATCGTGCTGCTCGGCTGGCCGCAGATCGCCCGGATCGCCCGCGGCTCCGTCGTGACCGCCCAACAGAACGACTACGTACAGGCCGCGCGGGCGCTCGGCGCCTCCAACGGCCGGATGCTGCTGCGGCACATCGCGCCGAACGCGGTGGCTCCCGTCATCGTCGTCGCCACCATCGCCCTCGGTACCTACATCTCCCTCGAGGCCACGCTGTCCTACCTCGGCGCGGGCCTGAAGCCGCCCAACGTCTCCTGGGGCATCGACATCTCCACCGCCTCCACCTACATCCGCAACGCGCCGCACATGCTGCTGTACCCGGCGGGCGCGCTGTCGATCACGGTGCTGGCGTTCATCATGCTCGGCGACGCGGTGCGCGACGCCCTCGACCCCAAGCTGCGCTGA
- a CDS encoding ABC transporter ATP-binding protein — translation MATATNPDTAPGPGAATPALLDVRDLYVEFRTRDGVARAVNGVSYRVDAGETLAVLGESGSGKSVTAQAVMGILDSPPGFVTGGEILFRGQDLLKAAPEERRKVRGARMAMIFQDALSALNPVLSVGAQLGEMYEVHQGMKRKDARAKAVELMDRVRIPAARSRVGDYPHQFSGGMRQRIMIAMALALEPDLIIADEPTTALDVTVQAQVMDLLADLQREYDMGLILITHDLGVVADVADRIAVMYAGRIVETAPVHDLYKSPAHPYTRGLLDSIPRLDQKGQELYAIKGLPPSLTAVPPGCPFHPRCPRARDLCTTDRPPQYDVAPGRTSACHFWEETLRDEEPPHDR, via the coding sequence ATGGCCACCGCGACGAACCCCGACACCGCGCCCGGCCCCGGCGCGGCGACGCCCGCGCTGCTCGACGTGCGCGACCTGTACGTGGAGTTCCGTACCCGCGACGGCGTCGCCCGGGCCGTCAACGGCGTCAGCTACCGGGTCGACGCGGGCGAGACGCTCGCCGTGCTGGGCGAGTCGGGCTCCGGCAAGTCCGTCACCGCCCAGGCCGTCATGGGCATCCTCGACTCGCCGCCCGGCTTCGTGACCGGCGGCGAGATCCTCTTCCGGGGGCAGGACCTGCTCAAGGCGGCGCCCGAGGAACGCCGCAAGGTCCGCGGCGCCCGGATGGCGATGATCTTCCAGGACGCGCTGTCCGCGCTGAACCCGGTGCTCTCCGTCGGCGCCCAGCTCGGCGAGATGTACGAGGTCCACCAGGGGATGAAGCGGAAGGACGCGCGCGCCAAGGCGGTGGAGCTGATGGACCGGGTACGGATCCCGGCCGCGCGCAGCCGGGTGGGGGACTACCCGCACCAGTTCTCCGGCGGCATGCGCCAGCGCATCATGATCGCGATGGCGCTGGCCCTGGAGCCGGACCTGATCATCGCCGACGAGCCGACGACCGCGCTGGACGTCACGGTCCAGGCCCAGGTCATGGACCTGCTGGCCGACCTCCAGCGGGAGTACGACATGGGGCTCATCCTGATCACCCATGACCTGGGGGTCGTCGCGGACGTCGCCGACCGGATCGCGGTGATGTACGCGGGCCGGATCGTGGAGACCGCTCCTGTTCATGATCTTTATAAGAGCCCTGCCCACCCGTACACCCGGGGCCTGCTGGACTCCATTCCGCGCCTGGACCAGAAGGGCCAGGAGCTGTACGCGATCAAGGGCCTGCCGCCGAGCCTGACCGCCGTTCCGCCCGGCTGCCCCTTCCACCCGCGCTGCCCGCGGGCCCGCGACCTGTGCACCACGGACCGGCCGCCGCAGTACGACGTGGCGCCGGGCCGGACCAGCGCCTGCCACTTCTGGGAGGAGACCCTGCGAGACGAGGAGCCCCCGCATGACCGTTGA
- a CDS encoding ABC transporter ATP-binding protein, giving the protein MTVEGMTAEAILEVRDLVKHYPLTQGIVLKKQVGAVKAVDGVSFGLRKGETLGIVGESGCGKSTVARTLVGLERPTAGAIRYHGEDITKLSGRALKAVRRNIQMVFQDPYTSLNPRMTVGDIIGEPYDIHPEVAPKGDRRRRVQELLDVVGLNPEYVNRYPHQFSGGQRQRIGIARGLALRPEIIVADEPVSALDVSVQAQVVNLLERLQNEFDLSYVFIAHDLSVVRHISDRVAVMYLGRIVETGTEDEIYGHPTHPYTQALLSAVPVPDPEAREHRERILLAGDVPSPADPPSGCRFRTRCWKAREVCAEVVPPLAVPEWFAGAAGPAHPSACHFAEERHVVPSE; this is encoded by the coding sequence ATGACCGTTGAGGGCATGACCGCTGAGGCCATTCTCGAAGTGCGCGACCTGGTCAAGCACTACCCGCTGACCCAGGGCATCGTCCTGAAGAAGCAGGTCGGCGCGGTCAAGGCGGTCGACGGGGTCTCCTTCGGCCTGCGCAAGGGCGAGACGCTCGGCATCGTGGGGGAGTCCGGCTGCGGCAAGTCCACCGTCGCCAGGACGCTGGTCGGCCTGGAGCGGCCGACCGCCGGCGCGATCCGCTACCACGGCGAGGACATCACCAAGCTGTCCGGGCGCGCCCTGAAGGCGGTGCGCCGCAACATCCAGATGGTCTTCCAGGACCCGTACACCTCGCTCAACCCGCGCATGACGGTCGGCGACATCATCGGCGAGCCGTACGACATCCATCCGGAGGTGGCCCCGAAGGGCGACCGGCGGCGCCGGGTGCAGGAGCTGCTGGACGTCGTCGGGCTGAACCCGGAGTACGTCAACCGTTATCCGCACCAGTTCTCCGGCGGGCAGCGGCAGCGGATCGGTATCGCGCGGGGGCTGGCGCTGCGGCCCGAGATCATCGTCGCGGACGAGCCGGTGTCCGCGCTGGACGTCTCCGTCCAGGCGCAGGTCGTGAACCTGCTGGAGCGGCTGCAGAACGAGTTCGATCTGTCGTACGTCTTCATCGCGCACGACCTGTCGGTGGTGCGGCACATCTCGGACCGGGTGGCGGTGATGTACCTGGGCCGGATCGTCGAGACCGGCACCGAGGACGAGATCTACGGGCACCCCACGCACCCGTACACCCAGGCGCTGCTGTCCGCCGTGCCGGTGCCGGATCCCGAGGCGCGGGAGCACCGGGAGCGCATCCTGCTGGCCGGGGACGTGCCGTCGCCGGCCGATCCGCCGTCGGGGTGCCGGTTCCGTACGCGGTGCTGGAAGGCGCGGGAGGTGTGTGCGGAGGTTGTCCCACCGCTCGCCGTACCCGAATGGTTCGCGGGTGCCGCGGGGCCGGCGCACCCGTCCGCGTGCCACTTCGCGGAGGAGCGCCACGTCGTGCCGAGCGAATGA
- a CDS encoding ABC transporter ATP-binding protein encodes MSETKDVTLPAPRDAAPEGEPLLVTEGLTKHFPIMGGFPFRRRIGAVQAVDGIDMTVYAGESFGLVGESGCGKSTTGRLLTRLLEPTSGTISYRGTDITHANRKQLAPVRSEIQMIFQDPYSSLNPRQTVGTIIGGPMEINGINPPGGREKKVRELLETVGLNPEHYNRFPHEFSGGQRQRIGVARALALEPKLIVADEPVSALDVSIQAQVVNLLQELQRELGIAFLFIAHDLAVVRHFSQRVAVMYLGKIVEVGDRDSIYARPRHPYTHALLSAVPEAKLTEDGEDERERIRLAGDVPSPVNPPSGCRFRTRCWKAQEKCATEEPPLLQIAGNAAGHLTACHFPEEPTIAARGEDIVLDPALAAIEEAGPAGPAGGTTKTP; translated from the coding sequence ATGAGTGAAACCAAAGACGTCACCCTCCCCGCTCCCCGCGACGCCGCCCCGGAGGGCGAACCGCTGCTGGTCACCGAGGGCCTGACCAAGCACTTCCCGATCATGGGCGGCTTCCCGTTCCGGCGCAGGATCGGCGCCGTGCAGGCGGTCGACGGCATCGACATGACCGTGTACGCGGGTGAGAGCTTCGGCCTGGTCGGCGAGTCCGGCTGCGGCAAGTCCACCACGGGCCGGCTGCTGACCCGGCTGCTGGAGCCCACCAGCGGCACGATCTCGTACCGGGGCACGGACATCACCCACGCGAACCGCAAGCAGCTCGCGCCGGTCCGGTCCGAGATCCAGATGATCTTCCAGGACCCGTACTCCTCGCTGAACCCGCGGCAGACCGTCGGCACCATCATCGGCGGCCCGATGGAGATCAACGGGATCAATCCGCCCGGCGGCCGCGAGAAGAAGGTGCGCGAGCTGCTGGAGACCGTCGGTCTCAACCCGGAGCACTACAACCGCTTCCCGCACGAGTTCTCCGGCGGCCAGCGGCAGCGCATCGGCGTGGCCCGCGCCCTCGCCCTGGAACCCAAGCTGATCGTCGCCGACGAGCCGGTCTCCGCACTGGACGTCTCCATCCAGGCGCAGGTCGTCAACCTCCTCCAGGAACTCCAGCGCGAGCTGGGCATCGCGTTCCTCTTCATCGCCCACGACCTGGCGGTCGTGCGGCACTTCAGCCAGCGGGTGGCGGTGATGTACCTCGGCAAGATCGTCGAGGTCGGTGACCGCGACTCCATCTACGCCCGCCCGCGCCACCCGTACACGCACGCGCTGCTCTCCGCCGTACCGGAGGCGAAGCTCACCGAGGACGGCGAGGACGAGCGCGAGCGCATCCGGCTCGCGGGCGACGTGCCGTCGCCGGTCAATCCGCCCTCCGGCTGCCGCTTCCGCACCCGCTGCTGGAAGGCGCAGGAGAAGTGCGCGACGGAGGAACCGCCGCTGCTCCAGATCGCGGGCAACGCGGCGGGCCACCTGACGGCCTGCCACTTCCCCGAAGAACCGACGATCGCCGCCCGCGGCGAGGACATCGTCCTCGACCCGGCGCTGGCGGCGATCGAGGAGGCGGGTCCGGCCGGTCCGGCCGGCGGGACCACGAAGACCCCTTGA
- a CDS encoding ABC transporter ATP-binding protein, translating to MTTLTKTEGAPVPAGSDPFLSVRDLYVRFSTEDGIVKAVDGLSFDLEKGSTLGIVGESGSGKSVTNLAVLGLHNPASTEITGEITLDGQELTGATERTLQKLRGNKMAMIFQDPLTALSPYYTVGRQIAEPFIKHTGASKREGRQRAIEMLTKVGIPQPNLRVDDYPHQFSGGMRQRAMIAMALVCNPALLIADEPTTALDVTVQAQILDLLKDLQQEFGSAIILITHDLGVVADMADELLVMYAGRAVERGTVREILTEPQHPYAWGLLGSMPRLSASVDEPLHPIPGSPPSLLNPPSGCPFHPRCAFTSEVGGTRCADERPLLAPGRASACHLTAEQKHTFFTEQIKPRLG from the coding sequence GTGACCACACTCACCAAGACCGAAGGCGCACCGGTCCCGGCCGGCTCCGACCCCTTCCTGTCCGTGCGCGACCTGTACGTGCGGTTCTCCACCGAGGACGGCATCGTGAAGGCCGTCGACGGGCTCTCCTTCGACCTGGAGAAGGGCAGCACGCTCGGCATCGTCGGCGAGTCCGGCTCCGGCAAGTCGGTGACCAACCTCGCCGTCCTGGGCCTGCACAACCCCGCCTCCACCGAGATCACCGGCGAGATCACGCTGGACGGCCAGGAGCTGACCGGCGCGACCGAGCGCACGCTGCAGAAGCTCCGCGGCAACAAGATGGCGATGATCTTCCAGGACCCGCTGACGGCCCTGTCGCCGTACTACACGGTGGGCCGGCAGATCGCCGAACCGTTCATCAAGCACACCGGCGCGAGCAAGCGCGAGGGCCGGCAGCGCGCCATCGAGATGCTGACGAAGGTCGGCATCCCCCAGCCGAACCTGCGGGTGGACGACTACCCGCACCAGTTCTCCGGCGGTATGCGCCAGCGCGCCATGATCGCCATGGCGCTGGTCTGCAACCCGGCGCTGCTCATCGCCGACGAGCCGACCACCGCCCTGGACGTCACCGTCCAGGCGCAGATCCTGGACCTCCTCAAGGACCTCCAGCAGGAGTTCGGCTCGGCGATCATCCTGATCACCCACGACCTCGGCGTGGTCGCCGACATGGCCGACGAGCTGCTCGTGATGTACGCGGGCCGGGCCGTCGAGCGCGGCACGGTCCGGGAGATCCTCACCGAGCCGCAGCACCCGTACGCCTGGGGCCTGCTGGGATCGATGCCGCGCCTGTCGGCCAGCGTCGACGAGCCGCTGCACCCGATCCCCGGCTCCCCGCCGAGCCTGCTCAACCCGCCGTCCGGCTGCCCCTTCCACCCGCGCTGCGCGTTCACCTCGGAGGTGGGCGGCACCCGCTGCGCCGACGAGCGGCCGCTGCTGGCGCCGGGGCGCGCCTCGGCGTGCCACCTCACGGCCGAGCAGAAGCACACCTTCTTCACCGAGCAGATCAAGCCCCGGCTGGGCTAG
- a CDS encoding ABC transporter permease has translation MLRFLFRRTLGALVILLLISAFTFFLFFAAPRDPALLSCGKNCTPDAIALIHKNLGLDKPIPVQYWDFMSGIVTGRDFAQGPCPAPCFGYSFANGDPVWDTIIDRFPTTISLTIGGAAVFLTVGLGTGMIAAWKQGKLVDKVFSSASLVLSSMQIYFIGPIVLALLVYNLEILGQPKYVNFTENPGAWFMGLLIPWCVLSIIFTAQYTRMARSSMIEQLAEEHVRTARAKGMTRGTVFFRYAWRGSLIPIVTIFGIDLGSLFGGAMITEQTFALPGLGTLAVQSVQNTDLPMVMGVMLFAATFIVLFNIIVDACYAFIDPRVRLS, from the coding sequence ATGCTTCGTTTCCTCTTCCGCCGGACCCTCGGCGCGCTCGTGATCCTGTTGCTGATCAGTGCGTTCACGTTCTTCCTGTTCTTCGCCGCCCCACGGGATCCCGCGCTGCTGTCCTGCGGAAAGAACTGCACCCCGGACGCCATCGCCCTGATTCACAAGAACCTCGGCCTGGACAAGCCGATCCCGGTGCAGTACTGGGACTTCATGTCCGGCATCGTGACCGGGCGCGACTTCGCCCAGGGGCCCTGCCCGGCGCCCTGCTTCGGCTACTCCTTCGCCAACGGCGACCCCGTCTGGGACACCATCATCGACCGCTTCCCCACCACGATCTCGCTGACCATCGGCGGCGCCGCGGTCTTCCTCACGGTCGGCCTGGGCACCGGCATGATCGCCGCCTGGAAGCAGGGCAAGCTGGTCGACAAGGTCTTCAGCTCCGCCTCACTGGTACTGAGTTCGATGCAGATCTACTTCATCGGCCCGATCGTGCTGGCACTGCTGGTCTACAACCTGGAGATCCTGGGGCAGCCCAAGTACGTGAACTTCACGGAGAACCCAGGGGCCTGGTTCATGGGCCTGCTGATCCCCTGGTGCGTACTGTCGATCATCTTCACCGCGCAGTACACCCGTATGGCACGCTCCTCCATGATCGAGCAGCTGGCCGAGGAACACGTCCGGACAGCGCGCGCCAAGGGCATGACGCGGGGGACGGTCTTCTTCCGGTACGCCTGGCGAGGGTCGCTCATCCCCATCGTCACCATCTTCGGCATCGACCTCGGGTCGCTCTTCGGCGGCGCGATGATCACGGAGCAGACCTTCGCCCTGCCGGGCCTGGGCACCCTCGCGGTGCAGTCCGTGCAGAACACCGACTTGCCCATGGTCATGGGCGTGATGCTGTTCGCGGCGACGTTCATCGTCCTCTTCAACATCATCGTCGACGCCTGCTACGCGTTCATCGACCCGCGCGTGCGCCTGTCTTAG
- a CDS encoding ABC transporter substrate-binding protein: MSSNRTRRTHATLVALAAGALVLTACSSGAGTGTGDGSGDRSHAEKQREQIAFGDAAASKGKAEEVPGAQKGGTIKVYQRDTYSHLDPAQIYVSDEGALATLLFRKLTTYHMDNKGKYTIVGDLATDSGQSSDGGKTWKYTLKDNVKWEDGSPITSKDIRHSIERTFAPFITDGPYYLQQWLANTNSTDYRKILKDGPYKGKHLPDSILETPDDKTIIFHFKTPHPDLPYALAMAGYSAVQEKKDTKEKYDKAPQASGPYKIQPGSFKSGKGMTLVRNTEWDPNTDNSRHQYVDKFDIQFGVSYPDSTQRLIADNADNQKAISFNNQVDAASMQTVANDPKVKKRSTSGYQPYVGVINFNMKRIKDKKVREALAYAMPTQAVLDAYGTPGGGELAGSYISPTVTGYKDIDPYGKLKKPLGDVEKAKKLLKEAGKTGMKITFAYMNAPEPQKYSVSIVDNLKKAGFDVQPKDLPSDTYYDVIGKVDNKFDIYASAWGADWPSASTVLPPTMDGRQVQDGSPNYSHYDNPAVSKEMDRISKMSDQEKASEEWFKLNEKILKEDLPAIPTFYYKQIQLHGSKVGGVVNNDIISGVDPTKLFVKK; encoded by the coding sequence ATGAGCAGCAACCGTACGCGCAGAACTCACGCCACCCTGGTCGCGCTGGCCGCCGGCGCACTGGTCCTCACCGCATGCAGCAGCGGCGCGGGCACCGGCACCGGTGACGGCTCGGGCGACCGTTCGCACGCCGAGAAGCAGCGCGAGCAGATCGCGTTCGGCGACGCCGCGGCGTCCAAGGGCAAGGCCGAGGAGGTGCCGGGCGCCCAGAAGGGCGGCACCATCAAGGTCTACCAGCGCGACACCTACTCGCACCTGGACCCGGCGCAGATCTACGTCAGCGACGAGGGCGCGCTCGCCACGCTGCTCTTCCGCAAGCTGACGACGTACCACATGGACAACAAGGGCAAGTACACCATCGTCGGCGACCTCGCCACGGACAGCGGCCAGTCCTCCGACGGCGGCAAGACCTGGAAGTACACGCTCAAGGACAACGTGAAGTGGGAGGACGGCTCGCCGATCACCTCCAAGGACATCCGGCACAGCATCGAGCGGACCTTCGCGCCGTTCATCACCGACGGTCCGTACTACCTCCAGCAGTGGCTGGCGAACACGAACAGCACGGACTACCGGAAGATCCTCAAGGACGGTCCGTACAAGGGGAAGCACCTCCCCGACAGCATCCTTGAGACGCCGGACGACAAGACCATCATCTTCCACTTCAAGACGCCCCACCCCGACCTGCCCTACGCCCTGGCCATGGCGGGCTACAGCGCGGTGCAGGAGAAGAAGGACACCAAGGAGAAGTACGACAAGGCCCCGCAGGCCTCGGGCCCGTACAAGATCCAGCCGGGGTCCTTCAAGTCCGGCAAGGGCATGACGCTGGTCCGCAACACCGAGTGGGACCCGAACACCGACAACTCGCGCCACCAGTACGTCGACAAGTTCGACATCCAGTTCGGCGTGTCCTACCCGGACTCCACCCAGCGCCTGATCGCGGACAACGCCGACAACCAGAAGGCGATCAGCTTCAACAACCAGGTCGACGCGGCCAGCATGCAGACCGTGGCCAACGACCCGAAGGTCAAGAAGCGCTCGACCTCGGGTTACCAGCCCTACGTCGGCGTCATCAACTTCAACATGAAGCGGATCAAGGACAAGAAGGTCCGCGAGGCCCTCGCCTACGCGATGCCGACGCAGGCCGTCCTGGACGCGTACGGCACGCCGGGCGGCGGCGAGCTGGCCGGCAGCTACATCAGCCCGACGGTCACCGGTTACAAGGACATCGACCCCTACGGCAAGCTGAAGAAGCCGCTGGGCGACGTCGAGAAGGCGAAGAAGCTCCTGAAGGAAGCCGGCAAGACCGGCATGAAGATCACCTTCGCCTACATGAACGCGCCCGAGCCGCAGAAGTACTCGGTCTCCATCGTCGACAACCTCAAGAAGGCCGGCTTCGACGTCCAGCCGAAGGACCTGCCCTCCGACACGTACTACGACGTCATCGGCAAGGTCGACAACAAGTTCGACATCTACGCCTCGGCGTGGGGCGCCGACTGGCCGAGCGCCTCGACCGTGCTGCCGCCCACCATGGACGGCCGGCAGGTCCAGGACGGCTCGCCGAACTACTCGCACTACGACAACCCGGCGGTCAGCAAGGAGATGGACCGCATCTCCAAGATGTCCGACCAGGAGAAAGCGTCCGAGGAGTGGTTCAAGCTCAACGAGAAGATCCTCAAGGAGGACCTGCCGGCGATCCCGACCTTCTACTACAAGCAGATTCAGCTGCACGGCTCCAAGGTCGGCGGCGTGGTGAACAACGACATCATCAGCGGTGTCGACCCGACGAAGCTGTTCGTCAAGAAGTAA
- a CDS encoding ABC transporter permease, with amino-acid sequence MTSPSQTAVSKTDTPGLGPDGLSKGKDRKGGELVGRSPGQLMWARFKRDRTGVISAWVVVFFFAVGLLAPVISALYGKDPYTRYGMLTPGLLTNGYPTQPNGGISADFWFGIEPTLGRDVFMQLVYGIRTTLYTAVAITLASVLTAIVLGVAAGYFGGKVDYFIGRIIDLLMAFPNQLFFVAFVPVVGAIFVAPEDAMPTWLRAAILILVMWFLGWMSLARLLRGQVLSLREREFIEAAKVSGASPARIIRRELLPNVVTPILVQSTYMLPNFVTAIAGLSFLGVGYVEPTPDWGRMFANAADYYRNDITYLFFPGVAMVVFIVAFNLLGDSVRDAFDPKRAR; translated from the coding sequence ACGGGCTGAGCAAGGGAAAGGACCGCAAGGGCGGCGAATTGGTCGGCCGTTCGCCCGGCCAATTGATGTGGGCCCGGTTCAAGCGTGACCGCACCGGAGTGATCAGCGCCTGGGTCGTGGTGTTCTTCTTCGCCGTCGGACTGCTGGCCCCGGTCATCTCCGCGCTGTACGGCAAGGACCCCTACACGCGGTACGGCATGCTCACTCCGGGGCTGCTGACCAACGGCTACCCGACCCAGCCCAACGGCGGTATCTCGGCCGACTTCTGGTTCGGCATCGAACCGACCCTCGGCCGCGACGTGTTCATGCAGCTCGTCTACGGCATCCGCACCACGCTCTACACCGCGGTCGCGATCACCCTCGCCTCGGTGCTCACCGCCATCGTGCTGGGTGTGGCGGCCGGCTACTTCGGCGGCAAGGTCGACTACTTCATCGGCCGGATCATCGACCTGCTGATGGCCTTCCCGAACCAGCTGTTCTTCGTCGCCTTCGTCCCCGTCGTGGGCGCCATCTTCGTGGCCCCCGAGGACGCCATGCCGACCTGGCTGCGCGCGGCCATCCTGATCCTGGTGATGTGGTTCCTGGGCTGGATGAGCCTGGCGCGGCTGCTCCGCGGCCAGGTCCTCTCGCTGCGGGAACGGGAGTTCATCGAGGCGGCCAAGGTCTCCGGCGCCTCGCCCGCCCGCATCATCCGGCGCGAACTGCTGCCGAACGTGGTGACTCCGATCCTGGTCCAGTCGACGTACATGCTCCCGAACTTCGTGACCGCCATCGCGGGCCTGTCCTTCCTGGGCGTCGGCTACGTCGAGCCCACTCCGGACTGGGGCCGGATGTTCGCGAACGCCGCCGACTACTACCGCAACGACATCACGTACTTGTTCTTCCCGGGTGTGGCGATGGTCGTCTTCATCGTCGCCTTCAACCTGCTCGGGGATTCGGTCCGGGACGCTTTCGACCCGAAGCGGGCTCGATGA